One region of Chlamydia psittaci 6BC genomic DNA includes:
- the npt1 gene encoding NTP/NDP exchange transporter Npt1, producing MTQTAEKPFGKLRSFLWPIHMHELKKVLPMFLMFFCIAFNYTVLRDTKDTLIVTAPGSGAEAIPFIKLWLVVPCAVVFMLIYAKLSNILSKPALFYTVIAPFLLFFALFPTVIYPFRHVLHPTDFADKLQAILPQGLMGCVAMLRNWTFAAFYVLSELWGSVMLSLMFWGFANEITKISEAKRFYALFGVGANIALLASGRSIIWASKLRASATGNTDPWGLSLYLLMSMVVISGGIIILCYWWMNKCVLTDPRFYDPKELNKAKKSKPKMTMKESFAYLARSPYMLLLALLVICYGICINLVEVTWKSQLKMQYPNANEYSEFMGNFSFWTGVVSVIVMLFIGGNVIRKFGWLTGALVTPVMVLLTGVFFFVLVIFRDQASGIVAMFGTTPLMLAVMVGAVQNILSKSTKYALFDATKEMAYIPLDQEQKVKGKAAIDVVAARFGKSGGSLIQQGLLVVCGSIGAMTPYLAIALFVIIAIWLVSATKLNKLFLIQSALKEKELAGEEAAVSTEAEGSSSIQGTPAVENASS from the coding sequence ATGACACAAACAGCGGAAAAACCTTTTGGAAAATTGCGTTCTTTTCTTTGGCCGATACACATGCATGAGCTGAAGAAGGTACTGCCAATGTTCCTAATGTTCTTCTGTATTGCGTTCAACTACACCGTATTGCGTGATACAAAAGACACTCTTATCGTAACGGCTCCCGGATCTGGTGCAGAGGCTATACCTTTCATCAAACTGTGGCTTGTCGTTCCTTGCGCTGTAGTCTTCATGCTTATCTATGCCAAATTAAGCAACATCTTAAGTAAGCCAGCCCTCTTTTACACAGTAATTGCTCCATTCCTTCTATTCTTTGCTTTATTCCCTACAGTAATTTACCCATTCCGTCACGTTTTACATCCAACGGATTTTGCTGATAAATTACAGGCCATCCTTCCTCAAGGATTAATGGGCTGCGTTGCAATGCTTAGAAACTGGACTTTTGCTGCATTTTACGTGCTTTCTGAGCTATGGGGAAGCGTTATGCTTTCTTTAATGTTCTGGGGTTTCGCTAACGAAATTACTAAAATTAGCGAAGCTAAACGTTTTTACGCTTTATTTGGAGTTGGTGCTAACATCGCTTTACTCGCTTCTGGCCGCTCTATTATTTGGGCTTCTAAGCTACGTGCTAGTGCTACAGGAAATACAGATCCTTGGGGTCTCTCTCTTTACCTCTTAATGAGCATGGTTGTTATTTCTGGTGGTATTATTATTCTATGCTACTGGTGGATGAACAAGTGTGTTCTTACCGATCCTAGATTCTATGATCCTAAAGAGCTAAACAAAGCTAAGAAATCAAAGCCAAAAATGACAATGAAAGAAAGCTTTGCTTACCTTGCAAGATCTCCTTACATGTTGTTATTAGCCCTTCTTGTTATTTGCTACGGTATTTGTATTAACCTCGTAGAAGTGACTTGGAAGAGCCAGTTGAAAATGCAATACCCAAATGCTAACGAATATAGCGAATTCATGGGGAATTTCTCATTCTGGACAGGTGTTGTCTCCGTAATCGTTATGTTGTTTATCGGTGGTAACGTTATCCGTAAATTCGGCTGGTTAACAGGAGCTCTTGTTACACCGGTGATGGTATTGTTAACAGGTGTCTTTTTCTTTGTTTTAGTTATCTTCAGAGATCAAGCTTCTGGTATCGTAGCAATGTTTGGAACCACACCATTAATGCTTGCTGTTATGGTTGGTGCTGTCCAAAACATTCTATCTAAATCCACAAAGTATGCCCTCTTTGATGCAACTAAAGAAATGGCCTACATTCCATTAGACCAAGAACAAAAAGTTAAAGGAAAGGCTGCTATTGACGTGGTTGCCGCACGTTTCGGAAAATCCGGAGGTTCTTTAATTCAACAAGGTCTCTTAGTAGTTTGTGGAAGTATTGGAGCTATGACACCTTACCTAGCAATAGCACTCTTTGTGATTATTGCAATATGGTTAGTTTCTGCTACCAAGCTAAACAAACTATTCTTAATTCAATCTGCTCTCAAAGAAAAAGAGCTCGCAGGAGAAGAAGCTGCTGTTTCTACAGAAGCTGAAGGATCCTCATCAATTCAGGGAACACCTGCTGTTGAGAACGCTTCTTCATAA
- a CDS encoding metal ABC transporter solute-binding protein, Zn/Mn family — protein sequence MLLARMIKRVKLLICLVLVFIVSGCSSSKVRNDDNKIYVLSMNRMIHDCVARIVGDKLCPIVLIDGSIDPHAYEMVKGDEDKMAMSRLIFCNGLGLEHTASLRKHLEGNPKAVSIGSRLLSNGAFVPLEEDGFYDPHIWTDMSIWVEGAKEVTKALISEFPEYEQEFTSNSKELVEEMLELDAWAKRCLLTVPEESRYLVSGHNAFSYFARRYLATPEEVASNVWSKRCISPEGISPEAQISIRDIMLVVDYIHEHNVTVMFPEDTLNQDALKKIASCLRKGYNIRLADRPLYSDNVKHNYLDTFKHNVCTITEELGGTVS from the coding sequence ATGTTGTTGGCACGTATGATCAAAAGAGTAAAACTGTTAATCTGCTTAGTTTTAGTTTTTATTGTTTCCGGGTGCTCTTCTTCTAAGGTGCGAAATGATGATAATAAGATTTATGTATTGTCTATGAATCGGATGATACATGATTGCGTGGCTAGAATTGTAGGAGATAAGCTTTGTCCGATTGTTTTAATCGATGGATCAATAGATCCCCATGCATATGAGATGGTTAAAGGTGACGAAGATAAAATGGCTATGAGCCGATTGATTTTTTGTAATGGCCTGGGATTAGAACATACAGCAAGCTTACGCAAACATTTGGAAGGGAATCCTAAGGCTGTAAGTATTGGGTCGCGCTTACTATCTAACGGAGCATTCGTTCCTTTAGAGGAAGATGGTTTTTATGATCCCCATATTTGGACAGATATGAGCATTTGGGTGGAAGGAGCTAAAGAGGTGACCAAAGCTTTAATTAGTGAATTCCCGGAGTATGAACAAGAGTTCACTTCCAATTCTAAAGAGTTGGTAGAAGAAATGTTGGAGCTAGATGCTTGGGCTAAGCGTTGTTTATTGACAGTACCTGAAGAATCAAGATATTTAGTTTCTGGTCATAACGCATTCAGCTACTTCGCAAGGCGTTACTTAGCAACACCAGAAGAAGTTGCAAGTAATGTTTGGAGTAAGAGATGTATTTCTCCTGAGGGTATATCTCCTGAAGCTCAAATTAGCATTCGGGATATTATGCTCGTTGTAGATTACATTCATGAGCATAATGTTACTGTTATGTTCCCTGAAGATACCTTGAATCAAGACGCACTTAAAAAAATCGCTTCGTGTTTGAGGAAGGGATACAACATCCGATTAGCGGATCGTCCGTTATATAGCGATAATGTCAAACATAATTACTTGGATACTTTTAAGCACAATGTTTGCACAATTACTGAAGAGTTAGGAGGAACTGTTTCTTGA
- a CDS encoding metal ABC transporter ATP-binding protein produces the protein MNRQHEIAWSVHNLCVNYDHSDVLCHVSFLLRKGTLTAVLGPNGAGKSTLLKASLGLIRPSTGHTLFFGNKFKKVHQRVAYMPQRASVDWDFPMTVLDLVLMGCYGYKGMWGRITADDRKEAYNILERVGLSALANRQIGKLSGGQQQRAFLARALMQKADLYLMDELFSAIDMASYQTVVDVLRELQEQGRTVVVVHHDLSHVRQLFDHIILLNKHLICSGPVEECLTNKNIFQAYGCELELLDRTLKLSRGKQQGTY, from the coding sequence TTGAATAGACAACATGAAATTGCTTGGTCAGTTCATAACCTATGTGTGAACTATGATCATTCTGATGTTTTATGTCATGTTTCCTTCCTATTAAGGAAGGGAACATTGACGGCAGTTTTAGGACCTAATGGTGCTGGGAAAAGCACGTTATTAAAAGCTTCTCTTGGGCTGATTCGTCCTTCCACCGGTCATACTTTGTTTTTTGGAAATAAGTTTAAAAAAGTACATCAACGTGTTGCTTATATGCCTCAAAGAGCAAGTGTGGACTGGGATTTTCCTATGACAGTTCTAGATCTAGTGCTTATGGGGTGCTATGGCTACAAAGGCATGTGGGGAAGAATTACAGCGGATGACCGTAAGGAAGCGTACAATATTTTAGAGAGGGTAGGTTTATCTGCTTTAGCAAATCGGCAAATAGGGAAGCTTTCGGGAGGTCAGCAACAGAGAGCGTTCTTAGCCCGAGCTCTTATGCAAAAAGCAGATCTTTATCTCATGGATGAATTATTTTCTGCTATAGACATGGCTTCATATCAGACTGTGGTAGACGTTCTGCGGGAGCTGCAAGAACAAGGACGCACGGTTGTTGTCGTTCACCATGATCTTAGTCATGTGCGTCAATTATTCGACCATATCATATTGTTGAATAAACATCTTATTTGTTCCGGACCGGTTGAAGAGTGTTTGACGAATAAAAACATTTTTCAAGCTTATGGTTGTGAGTTAGAACTATTAGATCGCACTCTTAAATTATCTAGAGGGAAGCAACAAGGAACGTATTAG
- a CDS encoding metal ABC transporter permease — translation MLNCIFIDSIFLSSFLAVTLICMTTALWGTLLLVGRQPLLSESLSHASYPGLLLGALLSCKVSFFTDSILLVIIFGCLAAISGYGIIVFLEKTLRVHKDASLCFVLVVFFGLGVILTSYVKDSCPLLYNRINAYLYGQAATLGYVEAKLAAFVFLLSITTLWWWYRQIIVTIFDKDYASTCGLSTRVSGSVILIFISLVIVSGVRSVGIILISSMFVAPPLAARQLSDRLNIIFLLSCLFGGICGALGSYISVAFTCHVSGHGGVITFPTGPLVVVISGCLTLLCLIFSPKSGWVTRYIRRKYFAFSKNQEHLLKVFWYLLEDQIPEVGARDFVCSHKYQEYFGPKPFPRLRIWLLECQGLVKCRDYRWSLSSKGKNRAKKLVRAHRLWECYLVRSLEFKEEEVHGFAEEMEHVLTDELDYAITEILDNPHYDPHDKIIPEKPQTMEEL, via the coding sequence ATGCTCAATTGCATTTTTATCGACTCTATTTTTTTATCAAGCTTTTTAGCAGTTACTTTGATTTGCATGACAACGGCTTTATGGGGGACGCTTCTACTTGTAGGTAGGCAGCCCCTTTTAAGTGAGAGTCTCTCTCATGCTTCTTATCCAGGATTGCTTTTAGGGGCTTTATTAAGTTGCAAAGTCTCTTTTTTTACGGATTCTATACTGTTAGTTATTATTTTCGGCTGTCTTGCGGCTATTTCCGGTTATGGGATTATAGTCTTTTTAGAAAAAACTCTGAGGGTGCATAAAGATGCCTCTTTATGTTTTGTTCTCGTTGTTTTTTTTGGCCTAGGCGTTATTTTGACAAGCTATGTCAAAGATAGCTGTCCTTTGTTATATAATCGTATTAATGCGTATTTATATGGTCAGGCAGCTACTTTAGGTTATGTAGAGGCTAAACTCGCAGCTTTTGTCTTTCTTCTATCCATAACGACGTTATGGTGGTGGTATCGTCAGATTATCGTGACCATTTTTGACAAAGATTATGCTTCTACTTGTGGTTTGAGTACGCGTGTTTCTGGAAGCGTTATTCTAATATTTATTTCTTTAGTTATTGTCAGCGGTGTGCGTTCCGTGGGTATCATATTGATTTCTTCCATGTTCGTAGCGCCTCCTCTAGCAGCTCGTCAATTGTCTGATAGATTAAATATTATTTTTCTTCTTTCTTGTTTATTTGGAGGGATATGCGGAGCTCTTGGAAGTTACATTTCAGTAGCTTTCACTTGCCATGTTTCAGGACATGGGGGTGTGATTACTTTCCCTACAGGCCCTCTTGTTGTTGTGATATCAGGATGTTTAACTTTGCTTTGTTTAATCTTCTCTCCTAAATCTGGGTGGGTAACTCGATATATACGGAGAAAATACTTTGCATTTTCCAAGAACCAAGAGCATTTACTCAAAGTATTTTGGTACTTGTTAGAAGATCAGATTCCGGAAGTGGGAGCACGGGATTTTGTTTGTTCTCACAAATACCAAGAATATTTCGGTCCCAAGCCTTTCCCTAGGTTGAGAATTTGGTTGCTTGAATGTCAGGGTTTGGTAAAGTGTCGAGATTATCGTTGGAGTCTGAGCAGTAAGGGAAAGAATAGAGCAAAAAAATTAGTACGAGCTCACAGATTGTGGGAATGCTATCTTGTACGCTCTTTAGAGTTTAAAGAAGAAGAGGTGCATGGGTTTGCGGAAGAAATGGAGCATGTCCTAACAGATGAATTGGATTATGCCATTACAGAAATATTGGATAACCCTCATTATGATCCCCACGATAAGATAATTCCAGAAAAACCGCAGACTATGGAGGAGCTATGA
- a CDS encoding metal ABC transporter permease — MIGVFSPYHGVSFLQFLEVFFSRTFSGELFRGHLFIDDIQVIIFLAIALSGAFVGTFLVLKKMAMYANAVSHTVLFGLVSICLFTHQLTALSLGTLTLASVSTALLTGFLIYFIRNIFRVSEEASTALVFSLLFSMSLLLLVFLTRNAHIGTELILGNADSLTRGDIFPVYTILCINLLVSLVGFRSFVCVSFDSVFSFSLGIPVKIIDYVIILQLSASLVGAFKAVGVLMALAFLLIPGLIAKVFVSSVRGMLVWSLIFGALTAVLAPACSRAILTSYGVGLSTSGIAVFILMAFYVVVCLFHYGKKLVYKKFYSKDSKNTELTTL; from the coding sequence ATGATAGGAGTGTTTTCCCCATATCATGGGGTATCTTTTTTGCAATTTCTCGAGGTCTTTTTTTCAAGAACTTTCTCTGGAGAGCTATTTCGGGGCCATTTATTTATCGATGACATTCAGGTTATCATATTTTTAGCCATTGCTCTTTCAGGAGCGTTTGTCGGTACCTTTTTAGTGTTGAAGAAGATGGCGATGTATGCGAATGCTGTTTCTCATACAGTATTATTTGGACTTGTGAGTATTTGTTTATTTACGCACCAGTTAACAGCATTATCGTTAGGAACTCTTACCCTAGCTTCAGTTTCAACTGCTTTGCTTACAGGTTTTCTTATTTATTTTATAAGAAATATTTTTCGTGTCTCAGAAGAAGCAAGTACCGCCTTGGTATTTTCTTTGTTGTTTTCAATGAGTTTGCTTCTTTTAGTATTTTTAACACGTAATGCTCACATAGGCACAGAACTTATTTTAGGTAATGCAGATTCTTTAACTCGAGGTGATATTTTCCCTGTATATACAATCCTTTGCATTAATCTGCTTGTTTCTTTGGTTGGATTTCGTAGTTTCGTTTGTGTTTCTTTTGATTCTGTATTCTCCTTTTCTTTAGGGATTCCTGTGAAAATCATAGACTATGTGATTATTTTGCAATTGTCCGCGAGTTTGGTAGGAGCGTTTAAAGCTGTTGGAGTTTTAATGGCTCTAGCATTTTTATTAATTCCAGGGCTCATAGCTAAAGTTTTTGTTTCTTCCGTACGTGGGATGCTCGTTTGGTCTTTGATTTTTGGAGCTTTGACTGCAGTACTTGCTCCTGCTTGTTCTAGAGCGATTTTAACATCTTACGGTGTAGGATTGTCGACGTCTGGTATTGCGGTTTTTATACTAATGGCTTTCTATGTTGTCGTTTGTTTATTTCATTATGGCAAGAAGCTGGTTTATAAAAAGTTTTATTCAAAAGATAGTAAGAATACAGAATTGACAACTCTCTAA
- the dxr gene encoding 1-deoxy-D-xylulose-5-phosphate reductoisomerase: MKHLAIFGSTGSVGQQALAIIRSLPHLFNVVALASYGNKRDLFFEQIREFSPSIVSVYDEQLYFEIRKEFPKVQVFLGEEGLLAAATANEIDTIVAASSGIVALPAIVAAMKLGKTLALANKEVLVSAGEIINKFAKQYQTRILPIDSEHNALYQCLEGRDTSEVRKLFLTASGGPLLYKSKEELTRVTIQDVLKHPIWNMGAKITVDSSTLVNKGLEIIEAYWLFGLEHAEIDAVIHPQSLIHGMVEFEDGTVLSVMNPPSMLFPIQHVLTTPKRCPAPHKGMDFSIKHTLEFFPIDEERFPSIALARQVLKDKGSLGPFFNAANEILVQRFLKKEIAWCDILDKLTRLMKNHRVSSCTSLDDVFSVDKEARALAQEI, encoded by the coding sequence TTGAAACATTTAGCTATTTTTGGATCCACGGGAAGTGTAGGACAGCAGGCTTTAGCAATCATTCGCTCGCTTCCTCATTTGTTCAATGTGGTTGCTCTTGCTTCATACGGTAATAAGAGAGATCTATTTTTTGAACAAATTCGAGAATTTTCTCCTTCTATAGTTTCTGTATACGATGAACAGCTATATTTTGAAATTCGCAAGGAGTTCCCTAAAGTTCAAGTATTTCTTGGTGAAGAAGGATTGCTAGCTGCTGCTACAGCTAACGAAATAGACACTATTGTTGCTGCATCTTCGGGGATAGTCGCTTTACCTGCAATTGTTGCTGCTATGAAGTTAGGGAAAACCCTAGCATTAGCCAATAAAGAAGTTTTGGTTTCTGCAGGAGAAATCATTAACAAATTTGCTAAGCAATATCAAACTAGGATTTTGCCAATAGATAGTGAGCACAATGCTTTATATCAATGTTTAGAAGGGAGAGATACCTCGGAAGTCAGAAAGTTGTTTTTAACAGCTTCTGGAGGTCCTTTATTATACAAATCTAAAGAAGAATTAACCCGTGTAACTATTCAGGACGTATTGAAGCATCCTATATGGAATATGGGGGCTAAGATTACCGTAGATTCTTCAACATTGGTAAATAAAGGCTTAGAAATAATTGAGGCGTATTGGTTATTTGGATTAGAACATGCAGAGATAGATGCTGTAATTCATCCTCAAAGTTTAATTCATGGTATGGTAGAGTTTGAGGACGGAACGGTGCTTTCTGTAATGAATCCTCCCAGTATGCTTTTCCCCATACAACATGTATTAACAACCCCGAAACGCTGTCCAGCACCTCATAAAGGAATGGATTTTTCTATCAAACACACATTAGAATTCTTTCCTATAGATGAGGAGCGTTTCCCAAGCATTGCTTTGGCGAGACAAGTATTAAAAGATAAAGGATCCTTAGGACCATTTTTTAATGCTGCTAACGAGATCTTAGTTCAAAGATTTTTGAAAAAAGAAATTGCTTGGTGCGATATTCTAGATAAGCTAACAAGACTTATGAAAAATCATAGAGTTTCTTCGTGCACCTCGTTAGATGATGTCTTTTCTGTTGATAAAGAAGCTCGAGCCCTTGCTCAAGAGATATAA
- a CDS encoding site-2 protease family protein, with protein MTIIYFILAALALGVLVLVHELGHLLAAKSVGMAVESFSIGFGPTLYKKKIGNIEYRIGIFPFGGYVRIKGMDKREKGVDVDPDSVYDIPQGFFSKSPWKRIFVLAAGPIANVLLAFVAFGALYISGGRDKAYSEYSRIVGWVNPILKEKGLALGDEILTCNGKPYYSDKDAITSALLDGRLSFTGVHPGYLSETSKDFSFNTEFDVNKNGIPLAGASYLLYRHQEPISKESPLYSANILPGDRLVWMDGQILFSPMQVSQILNEAYAFVKVSRHNREFSVRIPRLLVSTLYLSPYVRNELIDNQYEAGIKGKWSSLYTLPYVINSYGYVEGELQPIDPESPFPFMEEKLELGDRIIAIDGTPVSGSTDILRLVQNHKVSIIVQKMTPEQLEDVDSSLADKRFIHSYNAQDLLAIINSIGSAHEVREAGQYRLLPPVHPKPWVSIYSDDLLNKRREMAKRFKNQDQQRYYLERIELEKQRLSLGIPLRDMTVKYNPRPDVLIANISKDSLRTMKALVVGRLNPQWLSGPVGIVHMLHKGWSLGISEALFWIGLVSINLAVLNLLPIPVLDGGYIVLCLWEMITRRRLSMKLIERMLIPFSLLLIAFFIFLTFQDLFRFFAVS; from the coding sequence ATGACAATAATATATTTCATTCTCGCAGCCCTTGCTTTGGGGGTTTTAGTATTGGTTCATGAATTGGGTCATTTACTGGCAGCCAAGTCTGTAGGTATGGCTGTGGAGAGTTTTAGTATTGGTTTTGGCCCAACCTTATATAAAAAGAAGATTGGCAATATAGAGTATCGTATAGGTATTTTCCCATTTGGGGGGTATGTCCGAATTAAGGGCATGGACAAAAGAGAAAAAGGTGTAGATGTAGACCCTGATTCGGTTTATGACATACCTCAAGGTTTTTTCAGTAAATCTCCATGGAAAAGAATCTTCGTCCTTGCTGCTGGTCCTATAGCGAATGTTTTATTAGCTTTTGTAGCTTTTGGCGCCTTATATATTTCTGGAGGGAGAGATAAAGCATATTCTGAGTATTCTCGTATTGTTGGTTGGGTAAATCCTATTTTAAAAGAGAAAGGTTTAGCTCTTGGGGATGAGATTCTTACGTGCAATGGCAAGCCTTATTACTCAGATAAAGACGCGATTACTTCAGCTTTATTAGACGGGCGTTTGTCATTTACGGGAGTGCACCCTGGATATCTTTCGGAAACTTCTAAGGATTTTTCCTTCAATACAGAATTCGATGTTAATAAAAATGGTATTCCTCTAGCAGGAGCGAGTTATCTTTTATATCGTCATCAGGAGCCTATTTCAAAGGAATCTCCTCTATATTCAGCGAATATACTTCCAGGTGATCGCTTAGTATGGATGGATGGGCAAATACTGTTTTCTCCAATGCAAGTTTCACAGATACTGAATGAGGCTTATGCTTTTGTTAAGGTTTCTCGTCACAATAGGGAATTCTCAGTACGTATTCCTAGACTATTAGTTAGTACATTGTACCTTTCTCCTTATGTAAGGAATGAACTTATCGATAATCAGTATGAAGCTGGGATTAAGGGGAAATGGTCTTCTTTATATACTTTACCCTACGTGATTAATAGCTACGGCTATGTAGAAGGGGAATTACAACCCATAGATCCAGAGTCACCGTTTCCTTTTATGGAAGAAAAACTGGAGTTGGGGGATCGTATTATTGCTATCGATGGTACTCCCGTTAGTGGAAGCACGGACATTTTGCGTTTAGTGCAGAATCATAAGGTATCTATTATTGTTCAGAAAATGACTCCTGAGCAATTAGAGGATGTGGATTCCTCTCTTGCGGATAAGCGGTTTATTCATTCCTACAATGCTCAAGACTTATTAGCGATTATTAATTCTATAGGAAGCGCTCACGAAGTACGTGAAGCGGGACAATATCGGTTATTGCCTCCCGTTCATCCTAAACCTTGGGTTAGCATTTATTCCGATGATCTTTTGAATAAGCGTCGTGAAATGGCGAAGAGATTCAAGAATCAAGATCAGCAGCGTTACTATCTCGAGAGAATAGAACTGGAAAAACAAAGGTTATCTTTAGGGATTCCTTTAAGGGATATGACTGTGAAGTATAATCCTAGGCCGGATGTTTTAATTGCGAATATTTCTAAGGATAGTCTGCGTACTATGAAAGCCTTAGTTGTAGGCCGACTAAATCCTCAATGGTTATCAGGACCTGTAGGGATTGTTCATATGTTACATAAGGGCTGGTCGTTAGGAATTTCAGAAGCTTTGTTTTGGATAGGGCTAGTAAGTATCAATCTCGCTGTTTTGAATCTTCTTCCGATTCCTGTATTAGATGGAGGCTATATTGTACTTTGTCTATGGGAAATGATCACAAGACGGCGTTTGAGTATGAAACTTATTGAGAGGATGTTAATTCCATTTTCTTTATTATTAATAGCCTTCTTTATTTTCCTAACGTTTCAGGATTTGTTTCGCTTTTTTGCTGTGAGCTAG
- a CDS encoding esterase/lipase family protein — MNKLLLILLFLISGTSILADTSIIQTLPSGIGGIRETSQQKESVICVHAFLRSYRSLKPIGNVLEKENYDVFIWNYETRKFTLEQHADHLVKLIKKIAELKPGVPINFVTHSIGGVIVRVALAKPDCPQEAKCGKAILMAPPNAGSTLARRYRSLAIVQFIFGGKLGRQLLTYCPRKMLDVGKLPSTVEVLVLSGNKRSKFLPFRLECENDGKVCTVETRLDTPHKGYVINTNHTYIITNKKSIFLMREFLKYGSKSTAIEQVPEEIELQVKEDKQKSSRLNTSKNKDIYIIHCFGSHPYNLYGFPKSWKPSSQQKSETNPETLGK, encoded by the coding sequence ATGAATAAATTATTATTAATTTTACTATTTCTAATATCTGGAACGTCTATTTTAGCGGATACCTCTATAATTCAAACACTTCCTTCAGGAATTGGTGGAATAAGAGAAACATCTCAACAAAAAGAATCCGTAATCTGCGTTCACGCATTTTTAAGATCTTACAGGTCATTAAAACCTATTGGTAATGTCTTAGAAAAAGAAAATTACGATGTATTTATCTGGAACTATGAAACTCGCAAATTCACATTAGAACAACATGCTGATCATCTTGTTAAACTAATTAAAAAGATTGCAGAACTCAAGCCAGGAGTCCCTATTAACTTTGTGACGCATTCTATAGGAGGCGTTATTGTGCGAGTAGCCCTGGCAAAACCAGATTGCCCTCAAGAAGCAAAGTGCGGGAAAGCTATACTGATGGCCCCTCCAAATGCCGGGTCGACATTAGCAAGACGTTACCGATCCTTAGCCATTGTACAGTTCATTTTTGGAGGTAAATTAGGTAGGCAGTTACTCACCTACTGCCCAAGAAAAATGCTTGATGTGGGTAAACTCCCTTCAACTGTAGAAGTTCTTGTACTTAGTGGAAATAAACGCAGTAAGTTTCTGCCTTTCCGTTTAGAATGCGAAAATGACGGAAAAGTGTGCACTGTAGAGACTCGCTTAGACACCCCACATAAAGGCTATGTAATTAACACCAACCATACCTATATCATCACAAATAAGAAATCTATTTTCCTAATGAGAGAATTTCTAAAATATGGAAGCAAAAGCACAGCTATAGAACAAGTTCCAGAGGAAATAGAACTCCAGGTAAAGGAAGATAAACAAAAAAGTTCTAGGTTGAATACAAGCAAAAACAAGGATATTTATATTATCCATTGTTTTGGCTCTCATCCTTATAACCTTTATGGATTTCCCAAAAGCTGGAAACCTAGCTCACAGCAAAAAAGCGAAACAAATCCTGAAACGTTAGGAAAATAA